From one Lolium rigidum isolate FL_2022 chromosome 4, APGP_CSIRO_Lrig_0.1, whole genome shotgun sequence genomic stretch:
- the LOC124706965 gene encoding probable long-chain-alcohol O-fatty-acyltransferase 4: protein MAAPLMDGELGRLLKVSAAVWAAMAYARVAAARTSPGAGRLAALLPTVVLFYGIPFAFSTSTFRGSSGFFLSWLGTFKLFLLAIGRGPLDPSLSLLQFVCSASLPVKLRQSTGGGKSKKQDPASAPARKILVAGAVIPFIIYAYQFKEAMSRWQLLLLYTVHIYLSLELLLASVHAVIHGVLGMEMEPQVDRPYLASSLRDFWGRRWNLMVPAILRPSVYGPVRARFGDAAGVLASFLVSGLMHELMFYYIMWQPPSGDVTAFFVLHGVCTGAEAWWGRHAGWWRPPRVLAVPLTLAFVGGTGLWLFFPAMIRGGLDALVLHECQGIVVLMEQAGWWLAAGPVLSSR from the coding sequence ATGGCGGCACCGCTCATGGACGGCGAGCTCGGGAGACTCTTGAAGGTCTCGGCTGCGGTTTGGGCGGCCATGGCGTACGCCCGCGTGGCCGCCGCGCGCACTAGCCCAGGCGCGGGCCGCCTCGCCGCGCTTCTGCCCACCGTCGTGCTCTTCTACGGGATCCCCTTCGCCTTCAGCACCAGCACATTCCGCGGCAGCTCCGGCTTCTTCCTCAGCTGGCTAGGCACCTTCAAGCTCTTCCTCCTCGCCATCGGACGGGGCCCTCTGGACCCGTCCCTTTCCCTCCTCCAGTTCGTCTGCTCTGCCTCCCTGCCGGTCAAGCTTCGGCAGTCCACCGGCGGCGGCAAATCAAAGAAGCAAGATCCCGCTTCGGCCCCCGCCAGAAAGATCCTCGTGGCCGGCGCcgtcatccccttcatcatctaCGCGTACCAGTTCAAGGAGGCGATGAGCCGGTGGCAGCTCCTCCTCCTGTACACCGTGCACATCTACCTCTCCCTGGAGCTCCTCCTGGCGTCGGTCCACGCCGTGATCCACGGCGTGCTGGGGATGGAGATGGAGCCGCAGGTGGACCGGCCGTACCTGGCGTCGTCGCTGCGGGACTTCTGGGGCAGGCGGTGGAACCTCATGGTGCCCGCAATCCTCCGCCCGTCGGTGTACGGCCCGGTGCGCGCGCGCTTCGGCGACGCGGCGGGCGTCCTGGCGTCGTTCCTCGTCTCCGGGCTCATGCACGAGCTGATGTTCTACTACATCATGTGGCAGCCGCCCAGCGGCGACGTGACCGCGTTCTTCGTGCTCCACGGCGTGTGCACCGGGGCGGAGGCATGGTGGGGGCGGCACGCCGGGTGGTGGCGCCCGCCGCGGGTGCTGGCGGTGCCGCTCACGCTGGCGTTCGTGGGCGGGACGGGGCTGTGGCTCTTCTTCCCTGCCATGATTAGGGGCGGCCTGGACGCGCTCGTGCTGCACGAGTGCCAGGGCATAGTGGTGCTCATGGAGCAGGCCGGCTGGTGGCTCGCCGCCGGCCCCGTTCTTTCGAGCCGCTGA